The following are from one region of the Streptomyces tuirus genome:
- a CDS encoding cupin domain-containing protein yields MTQEPVSLAHALSSFSEQWSPRIVTAVNDYDVRVAKAEGEHVWHVHDHTDEFFLVLDGELHIALREQAGERTVVLPRGSVFTVSRGTEHKPYAPVPTSILLFEPIGTLTVGDRHDDIPAHVDATTGHALT; encoded by the coding sequence ATGACCCAGGAACCCGTCTCCCTCGCCCACGCCCTGTCCTCCTTCTCCGAGCAGTGGAGCCCCCGAATCGTCACCGCCGTCAACGACTACGACGTCCGGGTGGCCAAGGCCGAGGGCGAACACGTCTGGCACGTCCACGACCACACCGACGAGTTCTTCCTCGTCCTCGACGGCGAACTGCACATCGCCCTGCGCGAACAGGCCGGCGAACGCACGGTCGTGCTGCCGAGGGGCAGCGTCTTCACGGTCTCCCGCGGCACCGAGCACAAGCCGTACGCGCCCGTCCCGACGTCAATCCTGCTCTTCGAACCCATCGGCACCCTCACGGTCGGCGACCGCCACGACGACATCCCGGCTCATGTGGACGCCACGACGGGACATGCGCTCACCTAG
- a CDS encoding thioredoxin-like domain-containing protein — protein sequence MAKRARVRAPELTGKGGWLNTGGQPYTLADLRGRIVVLDFWTFCCINCLHVLDELRELEEKHRDTVVVIGVHSPKFVHEAEHQAVVDAVERYGVEHPVLDDPELATWKQYAVRAWPTLVVIDPEGYVVAQHAGEGHVHAIERLVGELEAEHTAKGTLRRGDGPYVAPEPEPTVLRFPGKALSLPSGTFLVSDTTRHQLVELAEDGESVVRRVGSGERGFTDGTGDTAAFSEPQGLALLDDGSVVVADTVNHALRRLDLATGEVTTLAGTGRQWWQGSPTSGPAREVDLSSPWDVAWWQGKVWIAMAGVHQLWAYDPRDGTVAVTAGTTNEGLVDGPAGEAWFAQPSGLAATPERLWLADSETSALRWVEPDGSVHTAVGTGLFDFGHRDGAAGQALLQHPLGVTALPDGSVAVSDTYNHALRRYDPATGEVTTLATDLREPSDAVLAGDDIVVVESARHRLTRLRLPDEAVKVTEVAHRTRREATEVAPGRLELDVIFQAPAGQKLDARYGPSTRLLVSSTPPELLRGGEGAGTDLSRALELDPAVPEGVLHVSAMAASCDDDPDNAYPACHVHQQDWGVPVRLTDAGTDRLSLVLAGMDA from the coding sequence ATGGCGAAACGCGCACGAGTCCGCGCCCCCGAGCTGACCGGCAAGGGCGGCTGGCTGAACACGGGCGGGCAGCCCTACACCCTCGCCGACCTGCGGGGACGCATCGTCGTCCTGGATTTCTGGACGTTCTGCTGTATCAACTGCCTGCACGTCCTGGACGAGTTGCGTGAGCTGGAGGAGAAGCACCGGGACACGGTCGTCGTCATCGGGGTGCACTCGCCGAAGTTCGTGCACGAGGCGGAGCATCAGGCCGTCGTCGACGCCGTGGAGCGGTACGGGGTGGAGCACCCGGTGCTGGACGACCCGGAGCTCGCGACGTGGAAGCAGTACGCCGTGCGGGCCTGGCCGACACTGGTCGTGATCGACCCCGAGGGGTACGTCGTCGCGCAGCACGCCGGTGAGGGGCATGTGCACGCCATCGAGCGGCTGGTCGGAGAGCTGGAGGCCGAGCACACGGCGAAGGGCACGCTGCGGCGGGGCGACGGGCCGTACGTGGCGCCCGAGCCGGAGCCCACGGTGCTGCGGTTCCCGGGCAAGGCCCTGTCGCTGCCGTCCGGGACCTTCCTGGTGAGCGACACCACGCGGCATCAGCTGGTCGAACTCGCCGAGGACGGCGAGAGCGTGGTGCGCCGGGTCGGGTCGGGGGAGCGCGGCTTCACGGACGGGACCGGTGATACCGCCGCCTTCAGCGAACCGCAGGGACTCGCCCTGCTGGACGACGGCTCCGTCGTCGTCGCCGACACCGTCAATCACGCCCTGCGGCGGCTGGACCTCGCCACCGGTGAGGTCACCACCCTCGCCGGCACGGGCCGGCAGTGGTGGCAGGGCTCGCCCACCTCGGGGCCGGCCCGCGAGGTCGACCTGTCCTCCCCCTGGGACGTCGCCTGGTGGCAGGGCAAGGTCTGGATCGCCATGGCCGGTGTCCACCAGCTGTGGGCGTACGACCCGCGGGACGGGACGGTCGCGGTCACGGCCGGGACGACCAACGAAGGGCTCGTCGACGGGCCGGCCGGCGAGGCCTGGTTCGCGCAGCCGTCCGGGCTGGCCGCCACGCCCGAGCGGCTCTGGCTCGCCGACTCGGAGACGTCCGCGCTCCGCTGGGTCGAGCCGGACGGTTCCGTGCACACCGCCGTCGGCACCGGCCTGTTCGACTTCGGTCACCGCGACGGGGCCGCCGGACAGGCCCTGCTCCAGCATCCGCTGGGCGTCACGGCCCTGCCGGACGGTTCGGTCGCGGTCAGCGACACCTACAACCACGCCCTGCGGCGCTACGACCCGGCGACCGGAGAGGTGACGACCCTCGCCACGGACCTGCGCGAGCCCAGCGACGCGGTGCTCGCCGGCGACGACATCGTGGTCGTCGAGTCGGCCCGCCACCGTCTGACGCGGCTGCGGCTGCCGGACGAGGCGGTGAAGGTCACCGAGGTCGCCCACCGCACCCGGCGGGAAGCGACCGAAGTCGCGCCCGGACGGCTCGAGTTGGACGTCATCTTCCAGGCCCCGGCAGGTCAGAAGCTGGACGCCCGGTACGGCCCCTCCACCCGTCTGCTCGTCTCCTCCACCCCGCCGGAGCTGCTGCGCGGGGGCGAGGGCGCGGGGACGGACCTGTCCCGCGCCCTCGAACTCGACCCTGCCGTACCGGAGGGTGTGCTGCATGTGTCCGCGATGGCCGCCTCCTGCGACGACGACCCGGACAACGCGTACCCGGCCTGCCATGTCCATCAGCAGGACTGGGGTGTGCCCGTCCGTCTCACCGATGCGGGGACGGACCGGCTTTCGCTGGTGCTGGCCGGGATGGACGCCTGA
- a CDS encoding DUF6458 family protein, whose amino-acid sequence MGLGGCIILIAVGAILTFATDWDMQGVNLDLVGIILMIVGLIGVTTFSSIARRRRVVVPPTTPGVVEDPAVHPRRDGYSDGYGV is encoded by the coding sequence ATGGGCCTCGGCGGATGCATCATCCTCATCGCCGTGGGAGCCATCCTCACGTTCGCGACCGACTGGGACATGCAGGGGGTCAATCTCGACCTCGTCGGCATCATCCTGATGATCGTCGGACTGATCGGCGTCACCACGTTCAGCAGCATCGCCAGGCGCCGGCGCGTGGTGGTGCCCCCGACGACGCCCGGTGTCGTCGAGGACCCGGCGGTCCACCCCCGCCGTGACGGCTACAGCGACGGATACGGGGTGTGA
- a CDS encoding M18 family aminopeptidase, giving the protein MTQPARPSPTAAPAAGASRAPLTFDRGHTDDLMTFLAASPTPYHAVATAAERLEKAGFRQVAETDAWDGTSGGKYVLRGGAIVAWYVPEGAAPHTPFRIVGAHTDSPNLRVKPLPDTGAHGWRQVAVEIYGGPLLNSWLDRDLGLAGRLTLRDGSTRLVNVDRPLLRVPQLAIHLDRSVTADGLKLDKQRHMQPVWGLGRDVRDGDLIAFLEETTGIPAGEVTGWDLMTHSVEPPAYLGRDHELLAGPRMDNLLSVHAGTAALVAVASSSSQPASIPVLAAFDHEENGSQSDTGADGPLLGTVLERSVYARGGSYEDRARAFAGTVCLSSDTGHAVHPNYAERHDPTHHPRVNGGPILKVNVNNRYATDGSGRAEFTAACEAAGVPFQSFVSNNSMPCGTTIGPITAARHGIKTVDIGVAILSMHSVRELCGADDPFLLAGALTAFLER; this is encoded by the coding sequence ATGACCCAACCAGCCCGCCCGTCTCCCACCGCCGCCCCTGCAGCGGGCGCTTCGCGCGCACCCCTTACGTTCGACCGCGGCCACACCGACGACCTCATGACCTTCCTGGCGGCGAGCCCCACGCCGTACCACGCCGTGGCCACAGCCGCCGAGCGACTGGAGAAGGCCGGCTTCAGGCAGGTCGCCGAGACGGACGCGTGGGACGGGACGAGCGGCGGCAAGTACGTGCTGCGCGGCGGCGCGATCGTCGCCTGGTACGTGCCGGAGGGCGCCGCGCCCCACACTCCGTTCCGGATCGTCGGCGCCCACACCGACTCCCCCAACCTGCGCGTCAAGCCGCTCCCCGACACCGGGGCGCACGGCTGGCGCCAGGTGGCCGTGGAAATCTACGGCGGACCACTGCTCAACTCCTGGCTGGACCGCGATCTCGGCCTCGCGGGCCGGCTGACGCTGCGCGACGGCTCGACGCGCCTGGTCAACGTGGACCGGCCGCTGCTGCGCGTCCCGCAGCTCGCCATCCACCTGGACCGCTCGGTGACGGCCGACGGCCTCAAGCTCGACAAGCAGCGGCACATGCAGCCGGTCTGGGGCCTCGGCCGCGACGTCCGCGACGGCGACCTGATCGCCTTCCTGGAGGAGACGACCGGCATCCCCGCGGGCGAGGTCACCGGCTGGGACCTGATGACGCACTCCGTGGAACCGCCCGCCTACCTGGGCCGCGACCACGAGCTGCTGGCCGGGCCGCGCATGGACAACCTGCTGTCGGTGCACGCCGGCACCGCCGCCCTCGTGGCCGTCGCCTCCTCCTCGTCACAGCCGGCCTCCATCCCGGTCCTGGCCGCCTTCGACCACGAGGAGAACGGCTCCCAGTCGGACACCGGCGCGGACGGGCCGCTCCTCGGCACCGTGCTGGAACGCTCGGTCTACGCCCGCGGCGGCTCCTACGAGGATCGCGCCCGCGCCTTCGCCGGCACGGTCTGTCTGTCCTCCGACACGGGCCACGCGGTCCACCCCAACTACGCGGAGCGGCACGACCCGACGCACCACCCGCGCGTCAACGGCGGCCCGATCCTCAAGGTCAACGTCAACAACCGCTACGCCACGGACGGTTCGGGCCGGGCGGAGTTCACGGCGGCCTGCGAGGCGGCCGGCGTGCCCTTCCAGTCGTTCGTCTCCAACAACTCCATGCCCTGCGGCACCACGATCGGCCCGATCACCGCCGCGCGGCACGGCATCAAGACCGTCGACATCGGCGTGGCCATCCTGTCGATGCACAGCGTGCGCGAACTGTGCGGCGCCGACGACCCGTTCCTCCTCGCGGGCGCCCTGACCGCGTTCCTGGAGAGGTAG
- a CDS encoding acyl-CoA dehydrogenase, with the protein MGHYKSNLRDIEFNLFEVLGRDKVYGTGPFGEMDVETAKSILEELTRLSENELAESFIDADRNPPVFDPETNTAPVPASFKKSYQAFMDSEYWRLGLPEEIGGTTSPRSLIWAYAELILGANPAVWMYSSGPAFAGILFEEGNEVQKHIAKVATEKQWGSTMVLTEPDAGSDVGAGRTKAVQQEDGSWHIEGVKRFITSGEHDMSENILHYVLARPEGAGPGTKGLSLFLVPKYLFDFETGELGERNGVYATNVEHKMGLKASNTCEMTFGDQHPAKGWLIGDKHDGIRQMFRIIEFARMMVGTKAISTLSTGYLNALEYAKERVQGPDLANFMDKTAPKVTITHHPDVRRSLMTQKAYAEGMRALVLHTASVQDEIQIKEAAGEDTSALEALNDLLLPIVKGYGSEKGYEQLAQSLQTFGGSGFLQEYPIEQYIRDSKIDTLYEGTTAIQGQDFFFRKIVRNQGAALNSLAEDIKKFLALGEGGEELAGAREHLAKAAVELEAIVGLMLTDLAATEQDVKNIYKVGLNTTRLLMASGDVVVGYLLLKGAAIAAEKLETASAKDKAFYTGKIAAAKFFAASVLPGVTLARKVAEGVELDLMELDEAAF; encoded by the coding sequence ATGGGGCACTACAAGTCGAATCTCCGCGACATCGAGTTCAACCTCTTCGAGGTACTCGGGCGCGACAAGGTGTACGGCACCGGTCCGTTCGGGGAGATGGACGTCGAGACCGCGAAGAGCATCCTGGAGGAGCTGACCCGCCTCTCGGAGAACGAGCTCGCGGAGTCCTTCATCGACGCCGACCGCAACCCGCCGGTCTTCGACCCGGAGACCAACACCGCGCCGGTCCCCGCGTCCTTCAAGAAGAGCTACCAGGCCTTCATGGACTCCGAGTACTGGCGGCTCGGCCTCCCCGAGGAGATCGGCGGCACGACCTCGCCCCGCTCCCTGATCTGGGCCTACGCCGAGCTGATCCTGGGCGCCAACCCGGCCGTGTGGATGTACTCCTCGGGCCCGGCGTTCGCCGGCATCCTCTTCGAGGAGGGCAACGAGGTCCAGAAGCACATCGCCAAGGTCGCCACGGAGAAGCAGTGGGGCTCCACGATGGTCCTCACCGAGCCCGACGCGGGCTCCGACGTGGGCGCCGGCCGCACCAAGGCCGTGCAGCAGGAGGACGGCTCCTGGCACATCGAGGGCGTGAAGCGCTTCATCACCTCCGGTGAGCACGACATGTCGGAGAACATCCTCCACTACGTGCTGGCCCGCCCCGAGGGCGCCGGCCCCGGCACCAAGGGCCTGTCCCTCTTCCTCGTCCCGAAGTACCTCTTCGACTTCGAGACCGGCGAGCTGGGCGAGCGCAACGGCGTCTACGCCACCAACGTCGAGCACAAGATGGGCCTGAAGGCCTCCAACACCTGCGAGATGACCTTCGGCGACCAGCACCCCGCCAAGGGCTGGCTGATCGGCGACAAGCACGACGGCATCCGCCAGATGTTCCGCATCATCGAGTTCGCCCGCATGATGGTCGGCACGAAGGCCATCTCCACGCTGTCGACGGGCTACCTGAACGCACTGGAGTACGCCAAGGAGCGCGTCCAGGGCCCCGACCTGGCGAACTTCATGGACAAGACCGCGCCCAAGGTCACCATCACCCACCACCCCGACGTGCGCCGCTCGCTCATGACGCAGAAGGCCTACGCGGAGGGCATGCGCGCCCTCGTGCTCCACACGGCCTCCGTGCAGGACGAGATCCAGATCAAGGAGGCCGCGGGCGAGGACACCTCCGCCCTGGAGGCCCTGAACGACCTGCTCCTGCCCATCGTCAAGGGCTACGGCTCCGAGAAGGGCTACGAGCAGCTCGCCCAGTCGCTCCAGACCTTCGGCGGCTCCGGCTTCCTCCAGGAGTACCCGATCGAGCAGTACATCCGGGACTCCAAGATCGACACCCTCTACGAGGGCACCACCGCGATCCAGGGCCAGGACTTCTTCTTCCGGAAGATCGTCCGCAACCAGGGCGCCGCGCTGAACTCCCTCGCCGAGGACATCAAGAAGTTCCTGGCGCTCGGTGAGGGCGGCGAGGAGCTGGCCGGTGCCCGCGAGCACCTCGCCAAGGCCGCGGTCGAGCTGGAGGCCATCGTCGGCCTGATGCTCACCGACCTGGCCGCCACCGAGCAGGACGTCAAGAACATCTACAAGGTGGGCCTCAACACCACCCGCCTGCTGATGGCCTCCGGAGACGTCGTCGTCGGCTACCTGCTGCTCAAGGGCGCCGCCATCGCCGCCGAGAAGCTCGAGACGGCCTCCGCGAAGGACAAGGCCTTCTACACCGGCAAGATCGCCGCCGCGAAGTTCTTCGCCGCCAGCGTCCTGCCGGGCGTCACCCTGGCCCGCAAGGTCGCCGAGGGTGTCGAGCTGGACCTGATGGAGCTGGACGAGGCCGCGTTCTAG
- a CDS encoding dioxygenase family protein — protein MNGRHDQGPPEHDGGLAHDLPVLARRRMIRLMAGAGLVPLVGCAPEGKTPAAPAPSSSSAGCAEIPEETAGPFPGDGSNGVNVLKESGVVRSDITRSFGDSAGGTADGVPLTITLTVVDAASGCGMPKRGAAVYLWQCDREGAYSLYSEGVTGENYLRGVQETDGEGRVTFRSVFPGCYPGRWPHVHFEVYGSLADATAATSITNTSQLAFPKEVCDTVYATDGYGASVRNLSGLSLEDDGIFRDGHDRQLAAMEGSTGAGYSATLTVPV, from the coding sequence ATGAACGGACGCCATGACCAGGGCCCGCCCGAGCACGACGGAGGCCTCGCCCACGACCTGCCCGTCCTCGCCCGCCGGCGGATGATCCGGCTGATGGCGGGCGCGGGCCTGGTCCCGCTGGTGGGCTGCGCACCGGAGGGGAAGACCCCGGCGGCCCCAGCCCCCTCCTCCTCGTCCGCGGGGTGCGCGGAGATCCCCGAGGAGACGGCCGGCCCCTTCCCCGGTGACGGCTCGAACGGGGTGAACGTCCTCAAGGAGAGCGGGGTCGTGCGCAGCGACATCACCCGCAGCTTCGGCGACTCCGCGGGCGGCACGGCCGACGGCGTCCCCCTGACGATCACGCTCACGGTGGTGGACGCGGCCTCCGGCTGCGGGATGCCGAAGCGGGGCGCCGCCGTCTACCTCTGGCAGTGCGACCGGGAGGGCGCCTACTCCCTCTACTCCGAGGGCGTCACCGGCGAGAACTATCTGCGGGGCGTGCAGGAGACGGACGGCGAGGGACGGGTCACCTTCCGCAGTGTCTTCCCCGGCTGCTACCCGGGCCGCTGGCCGCACGTCCACTTCGAGGTGTACGGCAGCCTGGCCGACGCCACCGCGGCCACGTCGATCACGAACACCTCGCAGCTCGCCTTCCCCAAGGAGGTCTGCGACACCGTCTACGCCACGGACGGCTACGGCGCGAGCGTGCGGAACCTGAGCGGCCTCTCGCTGGAGGACGACGGGATCTTCCGTGACGGCCACGACCGTCAACTGGCCGCGATGGAGGGGAGTACGGGGGCCGGCTACAGCGCAACACTGACCGTTCCGGTGTGA
- a CDS encoding SseB family protein: protein MYGYDQTAGPQGQYAPPQQPMSGGYGQQPPLYPEPSPPSLTDAVRAFTTGQMAAEDFQQAFATSKVYCPRGDNPGFLALHNTQQPVIPMFSTLKELRRYAGKESKYFVITGAEVLDLLPTGYGFVLDMEGEHRMVFDAKAVEQMVEFAMRRMYGG from the coding sequence ATGTACGGCTACGACCAGACAGCGGGCCCGCAAGGGCAGTACGCCCCTCCGCAGCAGCCGATGTCCGGCGGGTACGGGCAGCAGCCGCCGCTGTACCCCGAGCCGTCCCCGCCCTCCCTCACGGACGCGGTGCGCGCCTTCACCACCGGGCAGATGGCCGCCGAGGACTTCCAGCAGGCCTTCGCGACGTCGAAGGTCTACTGCCCGCGCGGCGACAACCCCGGTTTCCTGGCCCTGCACAACACCCAGCAGCCCGTGATCCCGATGTTCAGCACGCTCAAGGAGCTGCGCCGGTACGCGGGCAAGGAGTCCAAGTACTTCGTGATCACCGGCGCCGAGGTGCTGGACCTGCTGCCGACCGGCTACGGCTTCGTCCTCGACATGGAGGGCGAGCACCGCATGGTGTTCGACGCGAAGGCCGTGGAGCAGATGGTCGAGTTCGCGATGCGCCGGATGTACGGCGGCTGA
- a CDS encoding TetR/AcrR family transcriptional regulator, translated as MSRTKDKNPIPSVWTREQRRTDQPALSRDAIVREAIAMLDAEGIEALSMRKLGARLNAGATSLYRHVATKDELMELAVDEVAAEIHVPQAGGPDWRAAVTEAAGSFRTTALRHPWLTLVLGQAGLAYLGPNYMNFSERLAALFTAAGFPEPSRAIDAVFSYVIGMSTTEAAWLTTVARSGESESEFVARLLPAAQQASAGYDHLAAAGPETSAQASDPAKLRDDKFAYGLDVVLDGLALRLPK; from the coding sequence ATGAGCAGGACGAAGGACAAGAACCCCATCCCGTCCGTATGGACCCGCGAGCAGCGCCGGACCGACCAGCCCGCGCTCAGCCGGGACGCGATCGTCCGCGAGGCGATCGCCATGCTCGACGCCGAGGGGATCGAGGCGCTCAGCATGCGCAAGCTCGGTGCCCGGCTGAACGCCGGCGCGACCTCGCTCTACCGGCACGTGGCGACGAAGGACGAGCTGATGGAGCTGGCGGTGGACGAGGTCGCCGCCGAGATCCACGTCCCGCAGGCCGGCGGCCCCGACTGGCGCGCGGCGGTCACCGAGGCGGCCGGGTCCTTCCGCACGACGGCGCTGCGGCACCCCTGGCTGACCCTGGTCCTGGGGCAGGCCGGTCTCGCCTACCTCGGGCCGAACTACATGAACTTCTCGGAACGGCTCGCGGCCCTGTTCACCGCCGCGGGATTCCCGGAGCCGAGCCGGGCGATCGACGCCGTCTTCTCGTACGTCATCGGCATGAGCACGACCGAGGCCGCTTGGCTCACCACGGTCGCCCGCTCCGGCGAGAGCGAGTCGGAGTTCGTCGCCCGGCTGCTGCCCGCGGCCCAGCAGGCCTCGGCCGGCTACGACCATCTGGCCGCCGCCGGGCCGGAGACGTCCGCGCAGGCCTCCGACCCCGCGAAGCTGCGCGACGACAAGTTCGCCTACGGCCTGGACGTCGTCCTGGACGGCCTGGCGCTGCGCCTGCCGAAGTGA
- a CDS encoding MFS transporter has protein sequence METRHPRRWWILIVLCLSTLVLVVDNMALTVAVPALTEDLGASAQETQWILDSYVLVFAGLLLTSGSLGDRFGRRKVMLIGLLLFGAASLGAVFCSTPGELIAVRIAMGVGGALIMPSTLSILITVFDEDERPKAMAAWGSVSMLGLVGSPVLGGVLIDHFAWQAIFLINVPIVGLALLAGVLLMPESKAPWQKPDPLGAVLSAVGMTALVWWIIEIPQHGAFEGRSLIVLAVAVLALAGFVIWQNMTPAPMVPLVLFKHRNFSGGSLSLALVQIGNAGLLLVLTQYLQFVLGWSAVKAGLAFLPLAVAALAGNTAGAQLAVRFGNRFVILGGMLLMVASFGLLTTLTAGSGFTVPAVALGTLGLGAGLAMPAAVAALMGTIPEDKAGVGSALNDTIQQSGTALGIAILGSLLSSGYTDEMPAGAPEQARESIGGALAVAGGDAGLVRAAREAFAASMSTTFTISAVGVLAAAVVATVVMRDRTSGPAGAESEQRELVA, from the coding sequence ATGGAAACTCGCCATCCACGCCGCTGGTGGATCCTGATCGTGCTGTGCCTCAGCACACTCGTGCTGGTCGTCGACAACATGGCGTTGACGGTCGCGGTGCCCGCGCTGACCGAGGACCTCGGGGCGAGCGCCCAGGAGACGCAGTGGATCCTCGACTCCTATGTCCTGGTCTTCGCCGGGCTGCTGCTGACCTCGGGAAGCCTGGGGGACCGGTTCGGACGCCGGAAGGTGATGCTGATCGGGCTGCTGCTCTTCGGGGCGGCCTCGCTGGGGGCGGTGTTCTGCTCCACGCCGGGCGAGCTGATCGCGGTGCGGATCGCGATGGGCGTCGGCGGGGCGCTGATCATGCCCTCGACGCTGTCCATCCTGATCACCGTCTTCGACGAGGACGAGCGGCCCAAGGCGATGGCCGCGTGGGGCTCGGTGTCGATGCTGGGGCTGGTCGGCAGCCCGGTGCTCGGCGGGGTCCTCATCGACCACTTCGCCTGGCAGGCCATCTTCCTGATCAACGTCCCGATCGTCGGTCTCGCGCTGCTCGCCGGTGTGCTGCTGATGCCGGAGTCGAAGGCGCCCTGGCAGAAGCCGGACCCGCTGGGCGCGGTGCTGTCGGCGGTGGGCATGACGGCCCTGGTCTGGTGGATCATCGAGATTCCGCAGCACGGCGCGTTCGAGGGCCGCTCCCTGATCGTCCTGGCCGTCGCGGTGCTCGCCCTGGCCGGCTTCGTGATCTGGCAGAACATGACCCCGGCGCCGATGGTCCCGCTGGTCCTCTTCAAGCACCGCAACTTCAGCGGGGGTTCGCTCTCCCTGGCGCTCGTCCAGATCGGCAACGCCGGGCTGCTGCTGGTGCTGACCCAGTACCTCCAGTTCGTGCTCGGATGGTCCGCCGTCAAGGCCGGCCTGGCCTTCCTGCCGCTGGCCGTCGCCGCGCTGGCCGGCAACACGGCCGGGGCGCAGCTCGCCGTGAGGTTCGGCAACCGGTTCGTCATCCTGGGCGGGATGCTGCTGATGGTCGCCTCCTTCGGGCTGCTGACCACGCTCACCGCCGGCAGCGGGTTCACGGTTCCGGCGGTGGCCCTGGGGACCTTGGGGCTGGGGGCCGGCCTGGCCATGCCGGCGGCGGTGGCCGCGCTGATGGGCACCATCCCGGAGGACAAGGCGGGCGTCGGCTCGGCCCTCAACGACACCATCCAGCAGTCCGGCACCGCCCTCGGCATCGCGATCCTCGGCTCCCTGCTCTCCAGCGGCTACACGGACGAGATGCCGGCCGGCGCCCCCGAGCAGGCCCGCGAGTCCATCGGCGGGGCGCTGGCCGTCGCCGGCGGTGACGCGGGGCTGGTGCGGGCGGCCCGGGAGGCCTTCGCCGCCTCGATGTCCACGACCTTCACGATCAGTGCGGTCGGTGTCCTGGCCGCGGCGGTCGTGGCCACGGTCGTGATGCGGGACCGCACGTCCGGGCCCGCGGGGGCGGAGAGCGAGCAGCGCGAACTGGTCGCCTGA
- a CDS encoding pirin family protein — protein MPAVTVENPLTLPRVTAPAEAVARPVLAVTTAPSGFEGEGFPVRRAFAGINYRHLDPFIMMDQMGEVEYAPGEPKGTPWHPHRGFETVTYIIDGIFDHQDSNGGGGTITNGDTQWMTAGSGLLHIEAPPEHLVVSGGLFHGLQLWVNLPAKDKMMAPRYQDIRGGSVQLLSTPDGGALLRVIAGELDGHAGPGITHTPITMVHATLAPGAELTLPWREDFNGLAYVLAGKGSVGAERRPVHTGQTAVFGAGSSLTVRADEKQDSHTPDLEVVLLGGQPIREPMAHYGPFVMNTKDELMQAFEDFQKGRLGTVPAVHGMTASGPQD, from the coding sequence ATGCCTGCAGTGACCGTCGAGAACCCGTTGACGCTGCCCCGAGTGACCGCGCCTGCCGAGGCCGTGGCACGTCCCGTGCTCGCCGTCACGACCGCTCCGAGCGGTTTCGAGGGTGAGGGCTTCCCGGTGCGCCGGGCGTTCGCGGGGATCAACTACCGTCATCTCGACCCGTTCATCATGATGGACCAGATGGGCGAGGTGGAGTACGCGCCGGGCGAGCCCAAGGGCACCCCCTGGCATCCGCACCGTGGCTTCGAGACCGTCACCTACATCATCGACGGGATCTTCGACCACCAGGACTCCAACGGCGGTGGCGGCACCATCACCAACGGGGACACCCAGTGGATGACCGCGGGCTCGGGCCTGCTGCACATCGAGGCCCCGCCCGAGCACCTCGTCGTCTCCGGCGGGCTCTTCCACGGCCTCCAGCTGTGGGTGAACCTCCCGGCCAAGGACAAGATGATGGCCCCGCGCTACCAGGACATCCGCGGCGGCTCGGTCCAGCTGCTCAGCACCCCCGACGGCGGCGCGCTGCTGCGGGTCATCGCCGGTGAGCTGGACGGGCACGCGGGCCCCGGCATCACCCACACCCCGATCACGATGGTCCACGCGACCCTCGCCCCGGGCGCGGAGCTCACGCTGCCGTGGCGCGAGGACTTCAACGGACTGGCGTACGTGCTGGCGGGCAAGGGCTCGGTCGGTGCCGAGCGCCGCCCGGTCCACACGGGCCAGACGGCCGTCTTCGGCGCGGGTTCCTCGCTGACCGTCCGCGCGGACGAGAAGCAGGACTCCCACACGCCGGACCTGGAGGTCGTCCTGCTCGGCGGGCAGCCGATCCGCGAGCCCATGGCCCACTACGGCCCGTTCGTCATGAACACCAAGGACGAACTCATGCAGGCCTTCGAGGACTTCCAGAAGGGCCGCCTGGGCACGGTCCCGGCGGTGCACGGAATGACCGCGAGCGGTCCGCAGGACTGA